TAGCGTTTGATTAAAATCTGGTTTGGGGCGGGCTTTGTTTCTCAACAATAGCCCTTTCAAAAGGTTTGGATTTTGACCTTAATCAGTACCTAATATTAACATAAGATTCTGACTTGAGCCATTTCTACCCCTCCTTAAAGTTTTTGATGATTTCCAATGCTGATTTATGGGGGTTTCCAGAATGATTAAGTGTATTCAACAACGCTAATTTGAAGGGAGTTGTCAATATCGGGAACAAAGGCAAAATCTATAGTCTTTATCCAAACAAGAAAGTATTGTGATTAATACCAAACTCAGGTCAGGCCAATATTTTTTTAAAGGAAAAATGAAGAGATAGATGACTGCCCAGTTTTAGAGCTTATCCCACTTAATGGTTGATTGGGAGCAGGAAAACTTATTTTTATTCAGATCATAAAACGCACAACATCTCACTGAATCCATCGTATATTGAGCCAATTTATCCGGAGGAGACTTTCATAAAACCGGGTATTCGATAAGTTCAATGAACGATAAGATTCGGGTTTTACTTATGGTTTCGCTGGTATTATTAGCGGAAACAAAAGGTTTAGCCAGTCAACAGGGACCAAATGGCCCCGGTACGTCTACCACCTCAGGTAGTACCTCCTACAATTGGTCCAATCCCTCCAATGCAACTTTTGACAACACGAGTGCCGCTACGGCATCCATCGTTGGAGCCGGGAATATGACCAATACCTTGCGCCTGACCAATTTTGGTTTTAGCATTCCCGTGGGGGCTACCATCAATGGGATTTTGGTAGAGATCCGCATGCAGGGAGCTAACGGAAAAACACAAGACCAGACTATCCAACTCAGGAAGTCCACAGGCCCCGTCGGGACCAACAAGGCGCGCAAGAATTCGGCATGGCCAAAAAAGAATCCGAGGTATATCCGATTTGGTGGATCATCGGACCTTTGGGGAACAACCTGGACCCATAGTGAACTCAATAATACGGCTTTCGGAATAGATATAGTGGCAAAATCCCGGAATGGAACGGCCGCTCCCCGGGTGGAATATGTTCGGATTACAGTTACTTATAATCAGATATCTTATTACTCTAAGTCCACGGGTGACCTTCATACGCTGGCCACTTGGGGGACCAACACCAATGGAACAGGGACTGCTCCGTCCAGTTTCACTGCAGACGGGCAGGTGTTTAATTTGAGAAACAGGACCACCGCTGCTCTTACAGGCAACCTGACCATAAGCGGAGCTGGCAGCAAGCTGGTGAATGGAGACGGTACGAATGCTATCAATTTCACCATTCCTGCTACGTTTGCTTACTCTGGGATGGTGGACGTGTCCAATAACGCCACGATCACGATTAACCACTTGACGGTACCTACATTTGGGACCATATCCCGTGGTAGCAACGGTGGTGCCTCCACGGTGGTCTTCGGAGCTTCGGGTAGCCAGAGTATTGATGGCAGAGCGTTTCATCACCTGACCATATCGGGCTCTGGTACTAAAACGCTGACTGGCACAGCGGGGGCAGAGGGGAAACTGACCATTGGTAGTGGTAGTACTTTTTCTGATGGCGGATACATTTTTACCATCGATGGAAATATTGAGAATTCGGGCATCCACCAGAGCCTGACCGATGGGGTGATCATTATGAACGGCACTGCCAGCCAGACCCTCCTGGGCTCAGCGGGAGTCTATGGTCATTTGGAGATCGATAATACGTCCGGAGTGACCCTCACGACGAGCACAACCGTTTCGGGCACCTTATATTTGACCTCCGGAGCACTTTCCATAGGTGCCAATACGCTAAATCTCTCCGGAAATACTCAGGTGACCGGTGGCACTTTGACAGGTGGAGCCAGCTCCACGCTGAATATTACCGGAACCGGATCATTGGGAACGCTCAGCTTCACTTCCGGAGCTCAGTCTGTTAATCATTTCACTTTAAACCGCACTTCGGGAGATGTAACACTGTCTACTCCACTGACGATCAATACCACACTGACAATGACCTCAGGAAACATCCTCAATGGAGCCAATGCTTTGACACTGGGCACTTCTACTTCTTCCAGAGGGACACTTAACTGGACTTCCGGGATTGTGACGGGTTCTTTTACCAGGTGGTTTACCAATGCCACCAACGCCGGTACCACAGGCCTGTTTCCCATAGGCACATCCACCGATTACCGACCTGCCAGGATCAACTTCACCTCAGCTCCGGGTACCGGAGGTAAGCTGACCGTACAGTTTGTGGAAGGACACCCGGGAAATGCCGGTCTTCCGCTTTCAGAGTCAGGGGGCAATATCGACAGGATAGGGGTGACAGGAGTATGGGGCATATCGGCTACTACCCTGAGTGGCGGACTCTATACGGCTGATTTTACAGCCACCAACTTTGTGGGTGTGGATGATTATACCAAGTTGCACCTGCTTTACCGAACCAATTCTGCTTCCAATTGGGCACTCAATGGCACCCATCAAACCACCACCGGTTCGAATGCTGCGCCCGTTTTACAGCGCACGGGCATGTCGGGATTCGGTGAGTATGGCGTGGGGGGTGACCAGACCGATAATAGCCTGCCTGTGGAGTTGCTTTATTTTAAAATGCTCCAAAAGGGAAATGCACTGGCGCTGAGTTGGTCTACGGCCTCCGAGCTGGACAATGATTACTTTGAATTGGAGCAAAGCCTGAACGGTAGAGACTGGCTAATGCTGGCACAAGTGCCGGGGCATGGCACCTCTGATATACAGCACGATTATATGCTGGAAACAAAGGCTCCCAGTGTAGGGACGTACTATCGTCTGACCCAGTTTGACTTTGACGGGAAAATGGAACGACTTGGCACATTGTACTACACCAGGGATGAGCGGAATTCCGCGAGTGCTTTGAACTTATATCCCAATCCGGCAAGAGCAGGTGGCGAAGTGTGTTTTATTGACCATCAAGGCGGAGAAATCCCGGGTACTGTTATGCTCCGAAGCATC
This Marinoscillum sp. 108 DNA region includes the following protein-coding sequences:
- a CDS encoding T9SS type A sorting domain-containing protein produces the protein MNDKIRVLLMVSLVLLAETKGLASQQGPNGPGTSTTSGSTSYNWSNPSNATFDNTSAATASIVGAGNMTNTLRLTNFGFSIPVGATINGILVEIRMQGANGKTQDQTIQLRKSTGPVGTNKARKNSAWPKKNPRYIRFGGSSDLWGTTWTHSELNNTAFGIDIVAKSRNGTAAPRVEYVRITVTYNQISYYSKSTGDLHTLATWGTNTNGTGTAPSSFTADGQVFNLRNRTTAALTGNLTISGAGSKLVNGDGTNAINFTIPATFAYSGMVDVSNNATITINHLTVPTFGTISRGSNGGASTVVFGASGSQSIDGRAFHHLTISGSGTKTLTGTAGAEGKLTIGSGSTFSDGGYIFTIDGNIENSGIHQSLTDGVIIMNGTASQTLLGSAGVYGHLEIDNTSGVTLTTSTTVSGTLYLTSGALSIGANTLNLSGNTQVTGGTLTGGASSTLNITGTGSLGTLSFTSGAQSVNHFTLNRTSGDVTLSTPLTINTTLTMTSGNILNGANALTLGTSTSSRGTLNWTSGIVTGSFTRWFTNATNAGTTGLFPIGTSTDYRPARINFTSAPGTGGKLTVQFVEGHPGNAGLPLSESGGNIDRIGVTGVWGISATTLSGGLYTADFTATNFVGVDDYTKLHLLYRTNSASNWALNGTHQTTTGSNAAPVLQRTGMSGFGEYGVGGDQTDNSLPVELLYFKMLQKGNALALSWSTASELDNDYFELEQSLNGRDWLMLAQVPGHGTSDIQHDYMLETKAPSVGTYYRLTQFDFDGKMERLGTLYYTRDERNSASALNLYPNPARAGGEVCFIDHQGGEIPGTVMLRSIRGGIIRVIDQNNEGYFILPDALPSGVYLLSWTVGGKVYSSKLVVR